Genomic DNA from Desulfurispora thermophila DSM 16022:
TGTCGCTTAATAAACTGTGGCGCGATTTTTCGCTGTTAAAGGCCGGCTGGAAACTGGGTCGGGCTGTGCGCTCAGGTGGTGATCATGAGCGCAACGTTCTTCTGGCCGAACTGACCTGGTCGCTAAGCCAGCAAGGTCAGGCGGTGCTCATTTTTCTTGACCTGGTGAAATTCCACCAGGTGGCGCAGGTGCGGGGTTTGGAATGGGCAGCCAGAATTATTGCCTTTATTAAAAAAAATTTGCCTGTAGAAGTGAAGCAACTTTTTACTCAGCAGAGCCTGATTGCCGCCCAGCACCTGTGGGCGGATGACTTTGTGATTTTGCTGGCTGCTGGTGACAAGCCGGATTTGGATCACCTGTGGAATATGTGCTACATCTTGCGTTTGCGGATCAAGGATGCGGTGAGTCGTGCTTTTGGTCGCCAGTTGGGTATGCAAA
This window encodes:
- a CDS encoding EAL domain-containing protein, with amino-acid sequence MSLNKLWRDFSLLKAGWKLGRAVRSGGDHERNVLLAELTWSLSQQGQAVLIFLDLVKFHQVAQVRGLEWAARIIAFIKKNLPVEVKQLFTQQSLIAAQHLWADDFVILLAAGDKPDLDHLWNMCYILRLRIKDAVSRAFGRQLGMQIEMHLGFSVIDGRDSLPVEMLYYNALRQARLMAKGAREWRLVKLGEEFKEIVAGQKIKTLFQPVVSLQDGTVVGWEALSRGDVQSELRRPELFFQMVTLSLAIADCLDSSCYQKLPRLSVELKKYAKSIAGSVYVRNRRSC